A genome region from Arthrobacter sp. V1I9 includes the following:
- a CDS encoding enolase C-terminal domain-like protein, with amino-acid sequence MAFTDPPLLNSVGVHEPLALRAIVEVHTVTGLIGLGETYGDAGHLELLNKAAEAVKGASPFDVGRLWTVIGDVLGGISRGSQTGLMGPETTGKTIGSVVAPFDSAFYDLQGQILGEPVWSVLGGKHRDHVDFSAYLFYKWATHPGGQEDRWGQALDPAGIVRQAQTMVREYGFKSLKLKGGVFAPDEEAEAIEALRTAFPSLPLRVDPNGAWSVETSVRVGERLGQALEYYEDPTMGIEGMSEVARRTGIPMATNMCVVETGHIPKAIRLNAVQVILIDQHYWGGFHPSLNLAALCKTFGIGVSMHSNSHLGISLAGMVHLGAATENLTYALDTHWPWKDESEDVVSTANLQFIDGAIRVPDKPGLGVELDREGLGRLHEKYLASNIRTRNDTAYMKSIEPEYEYVAPRW; translated from the coding sequence GTGGCCTTCACGGATCCGCCCTTACTCAATTCCGTCGGAGTTCACGAACCACTTGCCTTACGGGCCATTGTTGAAGTCCACACCGTTACCGGGCTCATCGGGCTGGGAGAAACATACGGTGACGCGGGCCATCTTGAACTGCTGAACAAAGCAGCAGAAGCTGTCAAAGGTGCCTCACCCTTCGACGTAGGCCGGCTCTGGACCGTCATCGGTGACGTTCTAGGTGGAATTTCACGAGGATCACAGACCGGTCTCATGGGTCCTGAAACGACCGGCAAGACCATCGGCAGCGTGGTCGCGCCGTTCGACTCAGCCTTCTATGACCTTCAGGGACAAATTCTTGGTGAACCGGTGTGGTCAGTGCTCGGCGGCAAACACCGCGACCACGTCGATTTCAGTGCCTACCTCTTTTACAAGTGGGCGACGCATCCTGGAGGCCAAGAGGACCGCTGGGGTCAGGCCCTAGATCCAGCTGGGATTGTGCGTCAGGCACAGACAATGGTTCGTGAGTACGGCTTTAAATCCCTGAAGCTCAAGGGAGGTGTCTTTGCACCCGACGAGGAAGCAGAAGCTATCGAGGCACTTCGCACCGCGTTTCCATCATTGCCCTTAAGGGTGGATCCCAATGGTGCTTGGTCCGTCGAAACTTCTGTCCGCGTTGGCGAACGGCTCGGCCAGGCCCTGGAATATTATGAGGACCCAACAATGGGAATCGAAGGGATGTCAGAAGTAGCCCGCCGCACCGGCATTCCCATGGCAACCAACATGTGCGTTGTGGAAACCGGCCATATTCCGAAGGCGATCCGGCTTAACGCCGTCCAAGTGATTCTCATCGACCAGCACTACTGGGGAGGATTTCATCCGTCCCTGAATCTCGCAGCACTCTGCAAAACCTTCGGTATTGGCGTGTCGATGCACTCCAACAGCCACCTTGGAATCAGCCTTGCGGGAATGGTCCATCTTGGTGCAGCCACAGAGAACCTGACCTATGCTCTTGACACGCATTGGCCGTGGAAAGACGAGTCCGAGGATGTGGTCAGCACAGCCAATCTGCAGTTCATCGACGGAGCGATCCGGGTACCAGACAAGCCTGGCCTCGGGGTTGAGCTCGACCGTGAAGGCCTGGGAAGGTTGCACGAGAAGTATCTGGCCTCGAACATCCGAACGAGAAATGACACCGCCTACATGAAATCCATCGAGCCCGAGTACGAGTACGTCGCACCGCGCTGGTAA
- a CDS encoding NAD(P)-dependent oxidoreductase, whose protein sequence is MSEITNVSTAGGTLPVTSQPQTIAVTGGAGMMATLLRPHLQRAGYDVRLIDLVAASAPGPQETLHVGSVADAAFMNAALVGADAVIHLGGIHREKSWEELSATNITGTQVTLEAARINGVKRVLLASSTHAVGFHPVDSAREDIMLAPRPDTYYGVSKAAMEALGSLYADKFAMKVVSARIGTGGEQPNNIRTLSSWLSPGDSYRLVEATLNDLGAPGHHVLWAVSANSRGWADLSAGRRIGFNPLDDAEAFATEVNAEEDAAPNSLLGGQWASSSHQLGVDNYSVLEAK, encoded by the coding sequence ATGAGTGAAATCACAAATGTGTCAACCGCAGGAGGAACGTTGCCGGTAACTTCCCAGCCGCAAACCATCGCCGTTACGGGCGGCGCAGGCATGATGGCCACTCTCTTGCGCCCGCATTTGCAAAGGGCCGGGTATGACGTGCGTCTGATTGATCTGGTGGCCGCCTCTGCACCCGGTCCTCAGGAAACACTTCATGTTGGTTCCGTGGCTGACGCTGCATTCATGAATGCAGCCCTTGTAGGGGCCGACGCGGTCATCCACCTTGGCGGAATCCACCGGGAAAAGTCCTGGGAGGAGCTAAGTGCCACCAATATCACCGGTACCCAAGTGACACTCGAAGCAGCACGGATAAACGGTGTGAAACGCGTCCTTCTCGCCAGCTCCACCCACGCAGTTGGCTTTCACCCGGTTGATTCTGCACGTGAGGACATCATGCTGGCCCCCCGGCCGGACACCTATTACGGAGTTAGTAAGGCAGCGATGGAGGCCCTTGGCAGCCTGTATGCCGATAAGTTCGCCATGAAGGTCGTCAGTGCTCGTATCGGCACCGGCGGGGAGCAGCCCAATAACATCCGGACGCTGTCGTCCTGGCTGTCCCCGGGCGATTCCTATCGCCTGGTTGAGGCCACGCTGAACGACTTAGGCGCTCCTGGGCACCACGTGCTTTGGGCCGTCTCAGCAAATTCTCGCGGGTGGGCGGATCTGTCGGCCGGCCGGCGGATTGGTTTCAATCCCCTCGATGACGCCGAAGCGTTCGCGACAGAAGTGAACGCGGAAGAAGACGCTGCCCCAAACTCGCTCCTCGGGGGACAATGGGCAAGCAGCAGTCACCAGCTTGGGGTAGACAATTACTCTGTACTGGAGGCGAAATGA
- a CDS encoding amidohydrolase has translation MNRRIFDSHFHIIDTRFPLVPNKGYLPPEFTAADYLGAVSDLGVTGGAVVSGSFQAFDQSYLIDALATLGPMFVGVANVAETISDDELLRLREAGVRGVRFNLYRGGSAEIESVSSLGRRVWDVAGMHVEFYLDAKDLVELEPVIAALPKVSIDHLGMTSKHRNVLLRLVSRGVRVKATGFGRVELDVASAVREIHKQNPEALMFGTDLPSTRARVPFQPQDVELVADILAEDANLALYENGARFYGLIP, from the coding sequence ATGAACCGACGGATCTTTGACAGCCATTTCCACATCATCGATACCCGCTTCCCTCTTGTTCCGAACAAGGGGTATCTGCCGCCCGAGTTCACGGCGGCGGATTATCTTGGTGCCGTTTCAGATCTGGGAGTTACGGGTGGTGCTGTCGTCTCTGGTTCATTCCAGGCCTTCGACCAGAGTTACCTGATCGATGCGTTGGCGACTCTTGGGCCTATGTTCGTGGGCGTTGCCAATGTTGCCGAGACGATAAGCGACGACGAACTTCTTCGTCTCCGTGAAGCGGGAGTCCGTGGCGTTCGATTCAATCTTTACCGGGGCGGGTCCGCGGAAATAGAAAGCGTGTCGTCACTTGGGCGGCGAGTGTGGGACGTTGCCGGGATGCACGTCGAGTTCTACCTCGACGCGAAGGATCTGGTCGAGTTGGAGCCGGTCATTGCAGCGCTTCCCAAGGTGAGTATCGACCACTTGGGCATGACGTCGAAGCATCGCAATGTCCTGCTCCGTCTTGTGTCCCGTGGCGTCCGGGTGAAGGCCACGGGATTTGGTCGGGTTGAGCTCGACGTTGCTTCGGCTGTCCGGGAAATCCACAAGCAGAATCCCGAGGCTTTGATGTTTGGAACCGATCTTCCCAGCACGAGAGCCCGAGTGCCGTTTCAGCCGCAGGATGTGGAACTCGTTGCGGACATTCTTGCTGAGGACGCGAATCTCGCCCTTTACGAGAACGGGGCGCGCTTTTACGGGTTGATTCCATGA
- a CDS encoding MFS transporter, which translates to MLIASAVLCQIALNLARPLISYKVLALGGDSVAVGLTSASFALLPVAIALWLGRLSDRRTSMKGITLAGTLLLATGPLLLSAAPSLLLVAVSSAVLGIGHLCFTIAGQSAIARFVPLSRMDAAFGWFTAAFSLGQLVGPLVAGLAMGPAGNVSAAARLMDANSALILAGAIAVLAIPIAFGASGKERANAPKTEATQAKAAPKSKSVAHLLGIPTVKTNMLASLALLATTDIIVAFLPLLGEENGIAPIGIGVLLAVRAAASIASRLLLPVMLSQWSRTGLITASLAGAGLSLSILPWLFGNPVLAAALLAIVGFFLGLGQPITMTLITQAVPPEARGAALALRLLGNRLGQVALPIGAGLLAAPAGPGGALWMSSAVLCAASVRWPKRPTT; encoded by the coding sequence ATGCTGATCGCATCCGCGGTGCTTTGCCAAATCGCTCTCAATCTGGCGAGGCCACTCATTTCTTATAAAGTGTTGGCCCTGGGCGGTGACTCGGTTGCAGTGGGCCTGACCTCTGCCTCCTTCGCCCTCCTTCCGGTGGCCATCGCCCTCTGGCTCGGTCGATTGTCAGACCGCCGCACCTCGATGAAGGGCATCACCCTGGCCGGCACGCTCTTGCTCGCCACCGGTCCGCTCCTGCTCTCAGCCGCCCCATCCCTGCTGCTCGTTGCTGTGTCCAGCGCAGTGCTGGGTATTGGCCACCTGTGCTTCACGATTGCCGGACAGTCCGCCATCGCACGATTCGTTCCGCTCAGCCGGATGGACGCAGCCTTTGGCTGGTTCACCGCGGCGTTCTCCCTTGGGCAGCTGGTTGGTCCACTTGTTGCAGGTCTGGCCATGGGGCCTGCAGGAAACGTGTCCGCAGCGGCCCGGCTCATGGACGCCAACTCGGCATTGATACTCGCCGGGGCGATAGCGGTGCTAGCCATTCCGATCGCCTTCGGGGCATCGGGCAAGGAACGCGCGAACGCCCCAAAAACAGAAGCAACTCAAGCGAAGGCGGCCCCCAAGTCAAAGTCTGTCGCCCACCTTCTGGGTATCCCCACCGTGAAGACCAATATGCTCGCCAGCCTCGCACTGCTGGCCACAACCGACATCATCGTCGCGTTCCTCCCCCTGCTGGGAGAAGAAAACGGAATCGCCCCCATCGGAATCGGCGTCCTTCTCGCCGTTCGGGCGGCCGCCTCGATCGCGTCCCGTCTGCTCCTGCCCGTAATGCTGTCTCAATGGAGCAGAACCGGACTTATCACCGCCAGCCTCGCGGGCGCAGGTCTAAGCCTATCGATCCTGCCCTGGCTGTTCGGGAATCCTGTCCTGGCGGCGGCTCTCTTAGCCATCGTTGGATTCTTCCTCGGCCTTGGACAACCCATCACGATGACGCTCATCACCCAGGCGGTCCCTCCCGAGGCACGTGGCGCCGCACTGGCCCTGAGGCTGCTGGGCAACCGTCTCGGACAGGTTGCCCTGCCGATCGGGGCAGGGTTGCTGGCAGCTCCAGCCGGACCGGGCGGAGCCTTATGGATGTCATCAGCAGTTCTTTGCGCCGCCTCCGTAAGATGGCCAAAAAGGCCCACAACCTAG
- a CDS encoding lipopolysaccharide assembly protein LapB, with protein MNQNQRHAEAAAALQKTVDRGDPDDAPRAAVTLGTLRLESGDPAGAQRAFQAAKDSGHPEYAPRGAVLVGIRLMEAGDWDRARRAFEQAITSHHPQHAPSAWVMKGMLLEKQANPAAANAAYRTAIDSGNPEYAPLAAVGLGLLLQRQGDAIGAQKAYQTAIDSEHPDHAPFAMLLTGEYLTGGDLQSRERFRNTAARYGNPDVLVSLAELYIAEQEVPTARRLLQQAAVLGNNVAAHSLQLFGLPDTHTATSDAAPKALLESAEENDTDSMNMLGLLAAVHGDVLEARSWWTKSASERDMIAPLLLSRHLG; from the coding sequence ATGAACCAAAACCAGCGACACGCAGAAGCCGCAGCAGCGCTTCAAAAAACGGTCGACCGTGGCGACCCTGATGACGCCCCAAGAGCGGCAGTCACCCTGGGAACACTGCGCCTGGAATCCGGCGACCCCGCCGGAGCACAAAGAGCCTTCCAAGCCGCGAAGGACAGCGGCCATCCCGAGTACGCCCCAAGAGGTGCTGTCCTCGTCGGCATAAGACTGATGGAGGCCGGCGACTGGGATCGAGCCCGCCGCGCGTTTGAGCAGGCTATCACCAGTCACCATCCCCAACATGCGCCTTCCGCCTGGGTCATGAAGGGGATGCTCCTGGAAAAACAAGCAAATCCAGCTGCGGCGAACGCAGCATACCGAACAGCAATCGACAGTGGTAACCCAGAATATGCCCCCTTAGCTGCGGTCGGGCTGGGGTTACTCCTCCAAAGACAGGGCGACGCCATCGGCGCCCAAAAGGCCTACCAAACAGCAATCGACAGTGAACACCCTGACCACGCACCCTTTGCGATGCTACTAACGGGGGAGTACCTCACGGGGGGAGACCTGCAGTCCCGTGAGCGCTTCCGCAACACAGCCGCCCGTTACGGAAACCCGGACGTTCTCGTGAGCCTGGCCGAGCTGTACATTGCCGAGCAGGAAGTACCCACCGCCCGCCGGCTCCTCCAGCAGGCGGCGGTCTTGGGCAACAATGTCGCCGCCCATTCGCTCCAGCTATTCGGGCTGCCGGACACCCACACAGCAACCAGTGACGCCGCACCAAAAGCACTCCTGGAATCTGCTGAAGAGAACGACACTGACAGCATGAACATGCTCGGCCTTCTTGCGGCCGTTCACGGAGACGTCCTCGAAGCACGCTCATGGTGGACCAAGTCCGCCAGTGAGAGGGACATGATTGCCCCGCTGCTGCTCTCACGCCATTTGGGTTAG
- a CDS encoding IclR family transcriptional regulator gives MTPLDEQSGDAGPVGDVKMVKSAERTIAILEMLAAAPQPLTTAEIFKQTGYPRSSLHWLLLTLLELNWIEQNSEGAYRIGTHALLCGTAYLDRDPVMEHVSGVLEKIRNATTFTTHYARLDRSDVIYLATRQAVDRRRLSSRVGRKLPAQVTALGKAILAEYTDAEVQQRIGTGQYQQLTPHSVPDFESLRAELAEFRKTGHSIEREQNTVGLTCVSVVVPYRIPGTDAISCSIPSELATEEVLRHTVAILQTSAAELARTLRGAGIR, from the coding sequence ATGACCCCCCTGGACGAACAATCCGGCGATGCCGGACCGGTAGGTGACGTGAAGATGGTGAAGTCTGCGGAGCGGACCATCGCCATCCTCGAAATGTTGGCCGCAGCGCCGCAGCCACTGACCACTGCCGAGATTTTTAAGCAGACAGGGTACCCGCGCTCCAGTCTTCATTGGCTGCTCCTGACTCTGCTGGAGCTCAACTGGATCGAGCAGAATTCTGAAGGGGCCTACCGAATCGGCACCCATGCGCTCCTCTGCGGCACCGCCTACCTTGACCGCGATCCAGTGATGGAACACGTGTCCGGCGTTCTGGAAAAGATCCGTAATGCCACCACTTTCACTACCCACTATGCCCGCCTGGACCGGTCCGATGTTATCTACCTGGCCACGCGCCAAGCGGTGGACCGCCGACGGCTTTCATCTCGAGTGGGCCGAAAGCTTCCAGCCCAGGTGACCGCACTGGGCAAGGCCATCCTGGCCGAGTACACCGACGCCGAGGTTCAGCAACGAATCGGTACCGGCCAGTATCAGCAACTAACGCCACATAGTGTGCCTGACTTTGAGAGCCTGCGAGCAGAACTGGCAGAGTTCCGCAAAACAGGACACTCAATTGAGCGAGAGCAGAATACTGTTGGCCTGACCTGCGTAAGTGTGGTTGTGCCATACCGGATCCCCGGCACTGACGCCATCAGCTGCTCCATCCCCTCGGAACTGGCCACCGAGGAAGTACTTCGCCACACTGTTGCCATACTGCAAACATCTGCAGCTGAACTCGCGCGAACCCTGCGAGGGGCAGGCATCCGCTAG
- a CDS encoding beta-propeller fold lactonase family protein, producing MTRFAVYVACHEGLKIEVLLFDSTSGALVPLSQFSTAASVHCLAVNRAKDKLYAALATNPPSIASLHITAQGGSLQESAAANSIARLAYLAVDPSGHFLLGASYEGSFVSVTRIDDNGEVTETPVSKRHPGRHAHAVLSSPDGRFLYATSLGDDQIVWWALDEGGQLGEQKSLPCSPNSGPRHLHFSPNSALLYAIHELSGTITSYSRDKVTGELTEIGELCSTAPELGLVPGTIRNGTGPAPLVNAIWSAELQVTPNGRFLYATERTSSTIAVLAQDDHTQSLTLRATVKTEEQPRGMAIDPTGNFLIVCGEVSNRISVYRIDRTSGLLSRQSSQRCSAGPRWIEFFPYQEASTP from the coding sequence ATGACCCGCTTCGCCGTTTACGTCGCCTGCCACGAAGGTCTAAAAATCGAGGTCCTGCTGTTCGATTCAACTTCAGGCGCTTTAGTCCCCCTATCGCAGTTCTCCACCGCCGCATCCGTTCATTGCCTCGCCGTAAACAGGGCCAAAGATAAGCTGTATGCAGCTCTTGCAACCAATCCCCCGTCAATTGCATCGCTCCACATCACTGCCCAGGGTGGTTCCCTTCAAGAATCGGCCGCTGCCAATTCGATCGCCCGGCTTGCCTATCTAGCTGTGGACCCATCAGGCCATTTCCTCCTCGGAGCGTCCTATGAGGGAAGCTTCGTATCCGTTACCCGCATCGATGACAACGGAGAAGTGACTGAAACGCCGGTAAGCAAGCGACACCCAGGTCGTCACGCCCACGCCGTACTTTCGAGCCCCGACGGACGATTCCTATACGCCACCTCGCTAGGGGACGATCAAATTGTGTGGTGGGCTCTGGATGAAGGAGGGCAACTTGGTGAACAAAAGTCTTTGCCTTGTTCGCCCAACAGCGGTCCCCGCCACCTTCATTTCTCACCAAACAGTGCCCTGTTATATGCAATCCACGAATTATCGGGCACGATTACAAGCTATTCGCGGGATAAGGTCACCGGAGAGCTAACTGAGATTGGCGAGTTATGCTCAACAGCTCCCGAACTCGGGCTCGTACCTGGGACCATCCGCAACGGAACCGGTCCAGCTCCGCTAGTTAACGCCATCTGGAGTGCTGAACTTCAAGTCACCCCAAATGGACGTTTCCTTTACGCCACCGAACGAACCAGTAGCACTATAGCTGTGTTGGCTCAGGACGATCACACGCAATCACTAACACTGCGCGCAACGGTGAAAACAGAAGAACAACCCCGCGGCATGGCAATCGACCCAACGGGAAACTTCTTAATTGTCTGCGGAGAAGTATCCAACAGGATCTCGGTCTACCGTATAGACCGAACCAGCGGCCTTCTGAGCCGGCAAAGCTCCCAAAGATGCTCAGCCGGGCCGAGATGGATAGAGTTCTTCCCCTACCAGGAAGCTTCAACTCCCTGA
- a CDS encoding carbohydrate ABC transporter permease: protein MFKFIPMGEAVMTSFQNVRPFLGNQWVGLDNYNALVSSDDFQGAVWHTLLLGVGQTAGSLLLGFVLALLLEGQAKRLWFVRSAAFLPVVAPMAVIAEVWRIIYHPTGDGIANQVLSWIALEPSQWINSPDSSLISVMLVGIWRGAPYDMIIIVAGLVSVDKSLYEASALDGAGPLRRILYVTLPALRPVIAILLTLAAIRGMRVFTEVFLLTNGGPNGSSEVVMTLIYKLGFERNQLGIAAAGSVLLFAATVALTLLIQLSRRRKA from the coding sequence ATGTTCAAGTTCATCCCCATGGGCGAAGCTGTGATGACCAGCTTCCAGAACGTGCGACCCTTCCTGGGAAACCAGTGGGTTGGCCTGGACAACTACAACGCCCTGGTTTCCAGCGATGATTTCCAGGGCGCAGTTTGGCACACACTGCTGCTCGGGGTAGGACAAACCGCAGGATCATTGCTGCTGGGCTTCGTCCTGGCGCTTCTCCTGGAGGGACAGGCCAAACGGCTGTGGTTCGTCCGGTCAGCGGCATTCCTTCCCGTGGTCGCCCCCATGGCCGTGATCGCTGAAGTCTGGCGCATCATCTACCACCCCACCGGGGACGGCATAGCCAATCAAGTTCTTTCATGGATTGCTCTAGAACCCTCGCAGTGGATCAATTCGCCGGACTCGTCCCTCATTTCCGTAATGCTGGTCGGAATTTGGCGGGGGGCGCCCTACGACATGATCATCATCGTCGCCGGCTTGGTCAGTGTGGATAAATCCCTCTACGAAGCGAGTGCACTCGACGGGGCCGGTCCCCTGCGGCGGATACTCTACGTCACGCTGCCGGCGCTCAGACCTGTAATAGCCATCCTTCTGACTCTCGCAGCAATTCGTGGCATGCGCGTCTTCACCGAGGTGTTCTTGCTGACCAACGGCGGACCAAACGGTTCCTCGGAAGTCGTTATGACGCTGATCTACAAGCTAGGTTTCGAGCGCAATCAACTCGGAATCGCGGCAGCAGGCTCAGTCCTCCTCTTTGCGGCCACCGTCGCGTTGACCCTACTGATCCAGCTCTCCCGCAGGAGGAAAGCATGA
- a CDS encoding extracellular solute-binding protein — translation MNSKIALVLSVGMLAATALAGCSTGIATEGSSVNQNDENSQTLEIWQRKAPGSPSDKVGQEVAAAFTEATGVKVEFSSILEDFEIKLQQRASQGDLPDIVINDTAQLGNMKTQGLLREIDPADIEGTDKIKDRAWEGAKAADGKFYGVPHTAQTVALFNRSDWRQKVGAEVPTNWDELVKLWEAYSTEDPTGTGKDVAGLGVPGSTKRGYISWNTSSFFWSGGGEYFKEDGNGKFTSEVASEGSIAAAQWIRGLVCEHDVLQPGAGSQDTTNVKELFQTGAVGSYLVAPYELASFDLKPGKDVVEVFAPPAGPAGLTTLAEGNNVYLMAGSPNESAQEKFAEWAVSVEGQTVAMAGDREGNLVRVPVNSDVDMSKVRTDTRWQMFEKLYEENGRYVPAVPNWAPFLNASAETLNTLISDCSLDVTDQMKKLDEKFTAELSAQGALAQ, via the coding sequence ATGAACTCGAAAATCGCCCTCGTTTTAAGCGTTGGAATGCTGGCAGCTACGGCACTGGCAGGTTGTTCAACGGGAATAGCCACTGAAGGCTCCTCGGTGAACCAGAACGACGAAAACTCGCAAACCTTGGAGATCTGGCAGCGGAAGGCGCCTGGCAGCCCCTCCGACAAGGTGGGCCAGGAGGTGGCCGCAGCCTTTACTGAAGCCACAGGAGTGAAGGTGGAGTTCTCCTCGATCTTGGAGGACTTCGAAATCAAGCTTCAACAGCGGGCCTCGCAGGGCGACCTGCCTGACATCGTCATCAACGACACCGCGCAGCTCGGAAACATGAAGACTCAGGGACTGCTGCGGGAAATAGATCCTGCCGATATCGAGGGCACGGACAAGATCAAGGACCGGGCCTGGGAGGGCGCGAAGGCAGCAGACGGCAAGTTCTATGGAGTGCCCCACACAGCCCAAACAGTCGCGCTGTTCAACCGTTCCGACTGGCGCCAGAAAGTGGGAGCTGAAGTCCCAACAAATTGGGACGAACTCGTCAAGCTGTGGGAAGCGTACTCGACCGAGGATCCCACAGGCACCGGCAAAGACGTCGCCGGCCTCGGTGTTCCTGGCTCCACAAAGCGCGGTTACATCTCGTGGAACACGTCATCCTTCTTCTGGTCAGGCGGCGGCGAATATTTCAAAGAAGATGGAAACGGAAAATTTACGTCCGAAGTAGCAAGTGAGGGATCAATTGCCGCCGCTCAGTGGATCCGCGGCCTGGTCTGCGAACACGACGTCCTCCAGCCCGGTGCTGGAAGCCAGGACACCACGAACGTTAAAGAACTGTTTCAGACCGGTGCCGTAGGGTCCTACCTCGTCGCACCCTACGAACTGGCGAGCTTCGATCTGAAACCAGGCAAGGACGTGGTGGAAGTATTCGCCCCTCCCGCGGGACCGGCCGGTCTGACGACCCTGGCGGAAGGCAACAACGTTTACCTGATGGCTGGCAGCCCTAATGAGTCCGCACAGGAAAAATTTGCGGAATGGGCAGTGTCTGTTGAGGGACAAACGGTGGCAATGGCGGGCGACCGAGAAGGAAACCTGGTCCGAGTGCCCGTCAACTCCGATGTGGACATGTCAAAAGTCCGCACAGACACCCGCTGGCAGATGTTTGAAAAGCTCTACGAGGAAAATGGCCGCTACGTCCCTGCAGTCCCGAACTGGGCTCCATTCCTCAACGCGTCAGCTGAAACACTCAACACGCTAATCAGTGACTGCAGCCTGGACGTCACCGATCAAATGAAGAAACTCGATGAGAAGTTCACCGCGGAACTCAGCGCTCAGGGGGCCCTGGCTCAATGA
- a CDS encoding carbohydrate ABC transporter permease: MSTSFDSALSLGTNNKPWIKAINYCLWVLIIVVFAGPLVAIIVGAFSTNRDPSSLSLIPQQPSLENFSTALDRSVMLYLGNSLVVVGIGLLFQMLVSVFAAYALARKKFRGRGIAMLLVLATLMLPEEILAIPLSRVLSDVPFIGVNLINTLAGMIVPVIAWGFSILVMTEFMKEVPMELEEAAKIDGAGELRTFFSVILPTCTPALGVIGVFGFTMIWDQYLLPLIVASDSNMFTLPLALRSLRADPEVGLGVVLVGATLALLPSVIAFLCFQKSFMRGLASGAVKG, from the coding sequence ATGAGCACAAGTTTCGATTCAGCCCTAAGCCTGGGGACTAACAACAAGCCTTGGATCAAGGCCATAAATTACTGCCTCTGGGTGCTAATCATTGTCGTCTTCGCCGGCCCCCTGGTGGCCATCATCGTGGGTGCGTTTTCCACCAACCGGGACCCATCCTCGTTGAGCCTGATACCGCAACAGCCCAGCCTGGAGAACTTCTCCACGGCTTTGGACCGCAGCGTCATGCTCTACCTCGGGAATTCCCTAGTCGTAGTCGGCATCGGCCTCCTGTTTCAAATGCTGGTCTCAGTTTTTGCAGCCTACGCCCTGGCCCGGAAGAAGTTCAGGGGACGCGGAATCGCCATGCTCCTGGTTCTGGCTACCTTGATGCTGCCTGAGGAAATTCTGGCCATCCCCCTCTCAAGGGTCCTCTCCGATGTTCCATTCATTGGGGTCAACCTCATCAACACCCTCGCCGGAATGATCGTCCCCGTCATCGCTTGGGGATTCTCAATACTTGTCATGACGGAGTTCATGAAGGAAGTGCCGATGGAACTGGAGGAAGCGGCCAAGATTGATGGGGCAGGTGAACTGCGCACTTTTTTCTCGGTCATCCTTCCCACGTGCACCCCGGCTCTCGGAGTGATCGGTGTCTTCGGGTTCACCATGATTTGGGACCAATACCTTTTGCCGCTGATCGTGGCCTCGGATTCAAACATGTTCACTCTTCCCCTGGCTCTGCGGAGTCTGCGCGCAGATCCGGAGGTTGGGCTCGGCGTCGTCCTGGTTGGAGCTACTCTCGCTCTGCTTCCCTCCGTCATAGCCTTCCTGTGCTTCCAAAAGTCATTCATGCGCGGGCTCGCCTCCGGCGCCGTAAAAGGCTAG